The proteins below are encoded in one region of Pygocentrus nattereri isolate fPygNat1 chromosome 13, fPygNat1.pri, whole genome shotgun sequence:
- the galk1 gene encoding galactokinase, with protein sequence MAGDESVADVGALLAAARRVYEQSYGGEAQVAVCAPGRVNLIGEHTDYNQGLVLPMVSGKLLPLVTVIVGSSTSGHSCSIETITESADEPRRVDFDLPTESSPLTRGQPAWANYVKGVVQHYRAQPLPAFKAVITSSVPLGGGLSSSASLEVAMYTFLQQLCPDDGDKVAKAVACQKAEHTHAKVPCGIMDQFVSVLGKEGHALLIDCRSLEATPVPLTDPNLVILITNSNVRHSLTGSEYPSRRKQCENAAAILGKSSLRDATVQDLENAKDRLDSVTYQRAQHVIEEIERTAQAAEALKKGAYQEFGKLMVESHNSLRDLYEVSCPELDVLVAAAMEVDGVFGSRMTGGGFGGCTVTLLQADATDRTIKHIQERYSGHPTFYRTTPSEGAWVISPVEN encoded by the exons ATGGCTGGAGATGAGTCTGTGGCAGATGTGGGGGCTCTACTCGCTGCTGCTCGCCGTGTGTATGAGCAGAGCTACGGAGGAGAAGCGCAGGTGGCTGTTTGTGCTCCAGGGCGGGTGAATTTAATCGGAGAACACACAGATTACAACCAAGGACTGGTTCTGCCAATGGTAAGTGGGAA GCTTTTGCCACTCGTGACAGTTATTGTGGGCAGCAGCACATCTGGGCATAGCTGCTCAATTGAAACCATTACAGAATCTGCAGATGAGCCAAGAAGAGTGGACTTTGATCTGCCCACAGAGAGTTCACCTCTGACAAGAGGGCAGCCAGCCTGGGCCAATTACGTTAAAGGGGTGGTGCAACACTATAGAG CACAGCCCTTGCCTGCATTTAAAGCTGTGATAAccagcagtgtgccactagggGGAGGACTGTCCAGCTCAGCTTCACTTGAAGTGGCAATGTACACTTTCCTTCAGCAGTTATGTCCAG ATGATGGGGATAAAGTGGCAAAGGCAGTAGCTTGCCAGAAGGCAGAACATACCCATGCTAAAGTGCCCTGTGGTATTATGGACCAGTTTGTTTCAGTGCTGGGAAAAGAGGGTCATGCATTGCTAATTGACTGCAG GTCTCTGGAGGCCACTCCTGTTCCTCTAACTGATCCTAATCTAGTCATCCTTATCACAAATTCCAACGTGAGGCACTCACTGACAGGAAGTGAATATCCCAGTAGACGAAAACAGTGTGAGAATGCAGCAGCAATTTTGGGCAAGAGCAGTTTAAGAGATGCCACTGTGCAAGATCTGGAGA ACGCCAAAGACCGTCTGGACAGTGTGACATACCAGCGAGCACAGCATGTGATTGAAGAGATCGAGCGCACGGCACAGGCAGCTGAGGCACTCAAGAAAGGAGCTTATCAAGAATTTGGGAAGCTCATGGTGGAGAGTCACAATTCTCTCAG AGACCTTTACGAGGTCAGCTGTCCAGAGCTGGATGTGCTGGTAGCTGCAGCAATGGAAGTTGATGGAGTATTTGGGAGTCGGATGACGGGCGGAGGGTTTGGTGGATGTACAGTAACACTGCTTCAGGCTGATGCCACAGACAGAACCATAAAACACATTCAG GAGAGATACAGTGGACACCCTACTTTTTACAGAACTACACCATCAGAAGGAGCTTGGGTCATCAGTCCAGTGGAAAATTAA
- the twnk gene encoding twinkle protein, mitochondrial, whose product MWTGRFLRVAASLLKGAGCGPSGPKIWQPPTKRYFSCLLVHRRSVLQYPAGIPAWCHFYGGLKPTVLFPLCRTLKKDAKASIDVPAHPLTVTDIKQYLRSKGVPFHDGYSCLHAPSIFGKPKSDVPEGGVKESYSMFIDKTTGQFLCKETLVEGSWEDLQDCLEVMQKEGQTWISPDILLSYSETLEDQDERERELKEVHRIWSSSVSLLDLLEEEAQLIKTMFQMNKLTNTTLKKFGVRFFKPTKSLVFPWFSGRDSSLHGIKLLSAASKEDGQVVYTEATVPKSSNYHNLFGLPLVGRKDTEVVLTGSEIDSMAVSQATGLPTLALPRGVSCLPPVLLPYLEQFKKVTLWLGGDMRSWEASKIFSRKLGLKRCSLVRPGEFQPCPSEALVHGRNLARIVKASIPAAHKSIVSFKQLREDVYGELANIEHVAGIKWARFPELNRLLKGHRNGELTVFTGPTGSGKTTFISEYALDLCMQGVNTLWGSFEIKNVRLAKIMLTQFAMQRLEENLEQYDSWADKFEELPLYFMTFHGQQNVKTVLDTMQHAVYLYDISHVIIDNLQFMMGQENLSVDKFAVQDHIIGAFRKFATNNSCHVTLIIHPRKEEDDKELQTASIFGTAKASQEADNVLILQEKKLVTCPGRRSLQVAKNRFDGDVGIFPLEFNKTTLTFSSPVKGKQKLRKVKVEKTENPEQTEEAETKVKAEKHLKPAKAPKSPRSVKGTSVGKSEENGEGKKQQ is encoded by the exons ATGTGGACGGGACGTTTCTTGAGGGTAGCAGCAAGTCTCCTAAAAGGAGCTGGCTGTGGCCCCAGTGGTCCCAAAATCTGGCAGCCTCCTACCAAGAGATATTTCTCCTGCCTTCTGGTGCATCGACGCTCAGTGCTGCAGTATCCAGCAGGAATACCTGCTTGGTGTCACTTTTATGGAGGACTGAAGCCTACAGTGTTGTTTCCTTTGTGCAGAACGTTGAAAAAAGACGCAAAGGCTTCAATAGACGTCCCTGCTCATCCACTCACAGTGACTGACATCAAGCAGTATCTGCGGTCTAAAGGTGTTCCCTTCCACGATGGCTATAGCTGCCTACATGCTCCCAGTATTTTTGGGAAGCCAAAATCAGATGTTCCTGAAGGTGGCGTGAAAGAAAGCTATTCTATGTTCATTGACAAAACCACCGGACAGTTCCTCTGTAAAGAGACTCTGGTAGAAGGCAGCTGGGAAGACTTGCAGGACTGCCTGGAGGTGATGCAGAAAGAGGGACAGACGTGGATCAGCCCTGACATTCTCCTGAGCTACTCAGAGACCCTGGAGGACCaggatgagagggagagggaactGAAAGAGGTGCATAGAATTTGGAGCAGCTCTGTTTCTTTATTGGATCTCCTTGAAGAGGAGGCGCAGCTTATCAAAACCATGTTCCAGATGAATAAGCTCACCAACACCACCCTGAAGAAGTTTGGGGTGAGATTCTTTAAACCCACCAAAAGCCTGGTGTTCCCTTGGTTTAGTGGGAGAGACTCAAGCCTCCATGGCATAAAACTGCTGTCTGCTGCTAGCAAGGAAGATGGCCAGGTGGTCTATACAGAAGCTACTGTTCCAAAGTCATCCAACTACCACAATCTCTTTGGACTTCCTTTAGTGGGGCGAAAGGATACAGAGGTAGTGCTCACAGGAAGTGAAATTGACAGCATGGCAGTCAGTCAAGCCACTGGTCTGCCCACTTTGGCCTTGCCCAGAGGAGTCAGCTGCTTGCCCCCAGTCCTCCTTCCATATCTAGAGCAGTTCAAGAAGGTCACACTTTGGCTTGGAGGGGATATGCGCTCTTGGGAGGCTTCAAAAATCTTTTCAAGGAAACTGGGACTGAAGCGTTGTTCTCTTGTGCGGCCTGGAGAATTCCAGCCATGCCCTAGTGAGGCACTAGTCCATGGTAGAAATCTTGCACGTATTGTTAAGGCCTCCATCCCTGCTGCCCACAAGTCCATAGTTTCCTTTAAGCAGCTCAGGGAGGATGTGTACGGGGAACTGGCCAACATAGAGCATGTGGCTGGAATAAAATGGGCCCGGTTTCCTGAACTTAATCGACTCCTAAAAGGTCATCGGAATGGAGAGCTAACTGTTTTCACAG GTCCTACTGGCAGTGGAAAAACCACCTTCATTAGCGAGTATGCCCTTGATCTGTGTATGCAGGGTGTTAACACACTATGGGGGAGCTTTGAGATCAAGAATGTGCGTTTGGCCAAAATCATGCTGACCCAGTTTGCTATGCAGAGACTGGAAGAGAACCTGGAGCAGTATGACTCCTGGGCTGATAAGTTTGAAGAGCTTCCACTCTACTTTATGACCTTCCATGGTCAGCAGAATGTTAA GACAGTGTTGGACACTATGCAGCATGCTGTTTACCTCTATGACATCAGTCATGTGATCATAGACAACCTGCAGTTCATGATGGGTCAGGAGAACCTGTCTGTAGACAA GTTTGCTGTACAAGATCACATAATTGGAGCTTTCAGGAAGTTTGCAACAAACAATAGTTGTCATGTGACCCTGATCATCCACCCTAGGAAGGAGGAAGATGACAAAGAACTACAGACAGCATCAATCTTTGGCACAGCTAAG GCTAGTCAGGAGGCTGATAATGTGCTCATCCTTCAGGAAAAGAAGTTAGTGACTTGTCCTGGCCGCAGATCCCTGCAAGTGGCCAAGAATCGCTTTGATGGGGATGTGGGCATCTTTCCACTGGAGTTCAACAAGACTACACTTACTTTCTCTTCTCCAGTGAAGGGCAAGCAAAAACTGCGTAAGGTCAAAGTAGAAAAGACTGAGAATCCAGAGCAAACAGAGGAGGCTGAAACCAAAGTGAAGGCAGAGAAACACCTGAAGCCTGCCAAAGCTCCTAAATCTCCAAGAAGTGTAAAGGGGACATCAGTTGGAAAGAGTGAAGAGAATGGAGAGGGCAAGAAACAGCAGTAA
- the mrpl43 gene encoding 39S ribosomal protein L43, mitochondrial gives MTARGTPSRFLQSVLQNGAGRYVCQLKRVSLMFSKKGQSSLGVREFIEDGVVDFAKKNPGIVVYVSPQSCRIPKIVAEYLNGNVREELVTNKTSQQITELIMKLSNQSGLDIIRIRKPFHTDSPSIQGQWHPFTNRPPSRDPIGPQAK, from the exons ATGACGGCTCGCGGCACTCCTAGTCGTTTTTTGCAGAGTGTTCTTCAGAACGGAGCGGGGCGGTATGTGTGCCAGCTGAAGCGCGTCTCTCTCATGTTCTCCAAGAAAGGCCAGAGTTCTTTAGGGGTCAG GGAATTCATTGAGGATGGGGTAGTTGACTTTGCAAAGAAGAACCCAGGAATTGTTGTCTACGTCTCTCCTCAGTCTTGCAGAATTCCCAAAATAGTCGCCGAATATC TCAATGGTAACGTGAGGGAAGAGCTGGTCACCAACAAAACATCACAGCAGATTACCGAACTGATTATGAAACTGTCCAACCAGTCAGGTCTGGACATCATCCGCATCCGAAAGCCCTTCCACACAGACAGCCCTAGCATCCAGGGTCAGTGGCATCCCTTTACCAACCGGCCACCAAGCAGAGATCCGATTGGACCACAGGCAAAATGA